Proteins co-encoded in one Salvelinus namaycush isolate Seneca unplaced genomic scaffold, SaNama_1.0 Scaffold467, whole genome shotgun sequence genomic window:
- the LOC120041444 gene encoding H-2 class II histocompatibility antigen, A-Q alpha chain-like — translation MMMALVFMILLFSLSSTQGQAQHVFNVINARSETEEFNMTIVADGNEYLHVYLNNKEEVLMFPEWGNYVACSICVRVAESRRADLNNDIKLFSLETPDAKVPPEIKLYAKEEVNLGINNSLVCFVNHFFPPPVQVKWTKNNENVPKGVKAGQYATNSDYTFYHFSTLTFEPQEGDIYTCIVDHTALDEPLTRTWEFEVPPRPSVGPAVFCGLGLTLGLLGVATGTFFLVKGTQCQ, via the exons ATGATGATGGCTCTTGTGTTTATGATTCTGCTTTTCAGTTTGAGTTCTACACAAGGACAAG CGCAACATGTATTCAATGTCATAAACGCACGTTCTGAAACGGAGGAATTTAACATGACCATTGTAGCAGACGGTAATGAATATCTCCATGTATATTTAAACAACAAAGAAGAAGTGTTAATGTTCCCAGAATGGGGAAATTATGTAGCTTGTTCGATTTGCGTCAGAGTTGCAGAGAGCCGAAGAGCAGATCTTAACAATGACATTAAACTCTTCAGCCTTGAAACCCCAGACGCTAAAG TTCCTCCTGAGATCAAATTGTATGCCAAGGAAGAAGTGAACCTGGGAATAAACAACTCTCTCGTCTGCTTCGTCAATCATTTCTTTCCTCCGCCTGTCCAAGTCAAATGGACCAAGAATAATGAGAACGTCCCCAAGGGGGTTAAAGCGGGTCAATATGCAACCAACAGTGATTACACTTTCTACCATTTCTCCACTCTGACCTTTGAACCACAAGAGGGAGACATCTACACCTGTATTGTGGATCACACGGCCCTAGATGAACCTCTAACCAGGACATGGG AGTTCGAGGTGCCCCCCCGTCCCAGTGTTGGTCCTGCTGTTTTCTGTGGACTGGGTCTGACTCTGGGGCTGCTGGGAGTCGCTACCGGAACATTCTTCCTCGTCAAAGGAACCCAATGTCAATGA